In Octopus bimaculoides isolate UCB-OBI-ISO-001 chromosome 26, ASM119413v2, whole genome shotgun sequence, the following are encoded in one genomic region:
- the LOC106873896 gene encoding growth hormone secretagogue receptor type 1 yields MKMNFTTVASQTVSFHNGSYNETPLEFMETRIARFINLYYPPFLVLFGTVCNILVVIVMTSRYFSSVSTAIYMLAGALGDVLCFLIALPAHWVYVNFPHAVERTDDAHYMCKFFNFFGWGSSDFGIILTAAMAADRAIAILFPFKANRLCTPRRAKSVVIGLLVGVSVKESHFLFVSDIVPEFRNDRLCTVTEPNEIYRWFWRDVWPWIHTVFLLISFIIIIMSNIVIIFYYRKSKRLPVNREIRGVCENSRTRQISTMLLVESFAIILLTFPFCMHTAFTSHRQYNLESPREKAENLLLFSVVFYLLYTNKCATFCLYCITGSRFRYALCDIFCHGRFTRRADKIQRGKCLSHSHFSMNHMAVHLHNPP; encoded by the coding sequence ATGAAAATGAATTTCACAACAGTAGCGTCACAGACCGTGTCTTTCCATAATGGCAGCTACAATGAAACCCCATTAGAATTCATGGAGACACGCATCGCTAGATTCATCAACCTCTACTATCCGCCTTTTCTTGTGCTCTTCGGTACAGTCTGTAACATTCTTGTCGTAATTGTGATGACCAGTCGGTATTTCTCTTCCGTTTCCACCGCCATATACATGCTAGCCGGAGCTCTGGGGGATGTcctttgtttcctcatagcttTGCCTGCTCACTGGGTTTATGTCAACTTCCCACATGCCGTCGAACGTACAGACGACGCACATTATATGTGTAAGTTCTTCAATTTCTTTGGCTGGGGTAGCAGTGACTTCGGGATTATTCTCACAGCAGCCATGGCGGCAGATAGAGCAATCGCCATTTTGTTTCCGTTCAAAGCCAATAGACTGTGTACGCCACGACGCGCAAAGTCCGTAGTTATTGGATTACTTGTCGGCGTCAGTGTCAAGGAGTCACACTTCCTGTTTGTGTCAGACATCGTGCCCGAATTCCGCAACGACCGCTTGTGCACGGTCACGGAACCAAACGAGATTTACAGGTGGTTTTGGCGGGATGTTTGGCCGTGGATTCACACTGTCTTCCTTCTtatctccttcatcatcatcatcatgagcaacATCGTCATTATATTTTACTACCGGAAATCAAAACGACTTCCGGTCAATCGTGAGATCCGAGGAGTGTGCGAGAACTCTCGTACACGTCAAATCAGTACCATGctactggtagaatcgtttgccaTAATCCTGCTCACGTTTCCGTTTTGTATGCACACAGCGTTCACATCCCACAGACAATACAATTTGGAAAGTCCGAGGGAGAAAGCCGAAAACCTGTTGCTCTTCTCCGTTGTCTTCTACCTTCTCTACACCAACAAATGTGCCACCTTCTGTCTCTATTGCATCACGGGTTCGAGATTCAGATATGCCCTCTGTGACATCTTTTGCCACGGACGGTTCACCCGGCGTGCAGACAAGATCCAGAGGGGGAAATGCTTATCACACTCACATTTCTCCATGAACCACATGGCTGTACATCTACACAACCCACCCTAA